A genome region from Chengkuizengella sp. SCS-71B includes the following:
- a CDS encoding sensor histidine kinase produces the protein MNKKIPILVQLMLVFSTILLITVSSISYFSIRNSSEVVLIKTSQYLQESVIQLKGKIDVNLLEFDKVSQTVAFHPVVQDFLLDIHKGDIPTHNRFEINNIIGEQSRFIKEDYIIHVIDSVGDDYFENNTLYLNQDLHELMKNRWFQKVNEYSGRMVWVAGDAWRDEEVLPSVIGARQINDLNHLESIGYLFTVFPIETLERLVGEVNFGASGKVQIVDKEGYVIYSEDKSQIGTQVEAGLMNEMLSHPNDMIDWEIDGEITYISHAQSEYAEWTFMVYVDIEEAFKDLKSIENNLLIIGLTGVITALVFTLFFSWSLSIPIRKLASRFKRIEQGAIEPYKGIMGNREVYMLYKSYNDMLQNLNQTVKDLSDKQISEKHAQLVALKAQFKPHFLYNTLNTIYWELINEGQYNTANMVLSLSDLLRYSIQPGSELVTIDEDLKHLNHFLDILKARYGEKLKVNIEINPESILSTYIMKLLLQPLVENAISHGLEPKRAPEWMINIQIYRIENLIYFIVEDNGIGMSEEDMKKYEEVQNLAEMNDQTIMHSGIGLSNLKYRIQLVYGKDFGLQLSNSELGGLKVEIKLPLKRDKS, from the coding sequence TTGAATAAAAAAATACCGATTTTAGTACAATTGATGTTAGTTTTTTCAACGATATTGCTCATCACAGTTAGTTCAATTAGTTACTTTTCAATTCGAAATTCTTCTGAAGTTGTTTTAATAAAAACCTCTCAGTACTTACAGGAGTCTGTTATCCAACTAAAAGGGAAAATTGATGTCAATCTATTAGAGTTTGATAAGGTATCACAGACGGTTGCATTTCATCCAGTTGTACAGGATTTTCTCTTAGATATACATAAAGGAGATATTCCTACACATAATAGATTTGAAATTAACAATATTATAGGAGAACAGAGTCGTTTTATAAAAGAAGATTATATTATCCATGTCATTGATAGTGTTGGAGATGATTACTTTGAAAATAATACGTTATATTTAAATCAAGATCTTCACGAACTAATGAAAAATCGATGGTTTCAAAAAGTAAATGAGTACAGTGGGAGAATGGTGTGGGTTGCTGGAGATGCTTGGAGAGATGAGGAAGTATTACCTAGTGTGATTGGTGCAAGACAAATTAATGATTTAAATCATTTAGAGTCAATCGGATACTTGTTTACAGTTTTTCCTATTGAGACCTTAGAAAGACTTGTTGGAGAAGTTAACTTTGGTGCGAGCGGAAAAGTGCAGATTGTAGATAAAGAAGGTTACGTCATCTATTCTGAAGATAAAAGCCAAATAGGTACACAAGTAGAAGCGGGTTTGATGAATGAGATGTTAAGTCATCCAAATGATATGATTGACTGGGAAATTGATGGAGAAATAACGTATATTTCTCATGCTCAATCTGAATATGCTGAATGGACATTTATGGTCTATGTAGATATTGAGGAGGCATTTAAAGACTTAAAAAGTATCGAAAACAATTTGTTGATTATTGGATTGACCGGCGTGATTACTGCACTAGTCTTTACATTGTTTTTTTCGTGGTCATTATCCATACCAATTCGAAAGCTTGCCTCTAGGTTTAAGCGGATTGAACAAGGGGCGATAGAGCCTTATAAAGGAATCATGGGAAATAGGGAAGTATACATGCTGTATAAAAGTTACAATGATATGTTGCAAAATTTAAATCAAACAGTGAAGGATTTATCAGATAAACAAATTAGTGAGAAACATGCACAGTTGGTTGCTTTAAAAGCACAGTTTAAACCGCATTTTTTATATAACACTTTAAATACAATTTATTGGGAATTAATTAATGAAGGTCAGTACAATACAGCAAATATGGTATTAAGCTTAAGTGATTTGTTGCGTTACAGCATTCAGCCTGGTTCAGAGTTAGTAACGATTGATGAGGACTTAAAACATTTGAATCATTTCCTGGATATTTTAAAAGCTAGGTATGGTGAGAAGCTTAAGGTAAACATAGAGATAAATCCTGAATCCATATTATCCACTTATATTATGAAGCTTTTATTGCAACCTTTAGTTGAAAATGCCATTTCACATGGATTGGAGCCAAAGAGGGCACCAGAATGGATGATCAATATTCAAATTTATCGAATTGAAAACCTTATCTATTTTATTGTAGAAGACAATGGAATTGGAATGTCAGAGGAGGATATGAAGAAATATGAGGAAGTTCAAAACCTTGCAGAGATGAATGATCAAACCATTATGCATTCTGGAATTGGATTGTCTAACCTTAAATATAGAATACAATTAGTATACGGAAAAGATTTTGGATTACAACTTTCAAATAGTGAATTAGGAGGTTTGAAAGTCGAAATTAAACTTCCTTTAAAAAGAGATAAAAGTTAG
- a CDS encoding ABC transporter substrate-binding protein, whose protein sequence is MFELFRKSILIVLSIFLLLYISACDLVKYNDFGNIASNRTNENPVVELTIWLWPGSGLEDMIREYDLQNPNVNISMIILPYTDVHNNLQHAFAAGYGAPDISLVEVSYFERFKEFDKAFYDLTLYGGQTLKDKYLDWKWQQASNLEGFLFGLPTDIGPIAMLYNRTLFQEAGIPTDRKLVADQIKTWDDLFEIGEKLKEHHIYMVDNIYILYRMILGQGSQQYFEEGTNKLIVETNPSVKKAWEYAVTAKEMGYSRGIPQYWDPEWGERLRANEFAITFATSWMLSSIEKSFNSSSVINVSNMGEWDVTYLPEGGGNWGGSFLTMPKEGKHPRESYKLIEHLTSPDSQLRVFTKDKNFPSSPLLYDHPIILETKLHYFNNAPVGEILVDSAKNLVPVYEGPNQHIVTRIIDNALIQVDTTNTPPEEIWDEAMRLIKNQLNNE, encoded by the coding sequence ATGTTTGAACTATTTAGAAAGTCAATTCTAATTGTACTGTCTATTTTTTTACTTCTTTACATTTCGGCATGTGATTTAGTGAAATATAATGATTTTGGGAATATCGCTTCCAATCGAACGAATGAGAATCCAGTTGTTGAATTAACAATTTGGCTTTGGCCAGGAAGTGGATTAGAAGATATGATACGAGAATATGACTTACAGAATCCAAATGTGAATATTTCGATGATTATATTACCTTATACAGATGTTCATAACAATTTACAGCATGCATTTGCAGCAGGGTATGGGGCACCTGATATTAGCCTTGTTGAGGTAAGCTATTTTGAACGTTTTAAAGAATTTGATAAAGCGTTTTATGATTTAACTTTATATGGAGGGCAAACTTTGAAGGATAAATATTTGGATTGGAAGTGGCAGCAAGCTTCTAATTTAGAGGGTTTCTTGTTTGGCTTGCCTACGGATATTGGTCCAATAGCTATGTTGTATAATAGAACATTGTTTCAAGAAGCTGGTATACCGACAGACCGTAAATTAGTTGCAGATCAAATTAAGACTTGGGATGATCTATTTGAGATTGGGGAAAAATTAAAGGAACATCATATTTATATGGTAGATAACATTTATATATTATACCGTATGATTCTAGGTCAGGGATCACAACAATATTTTGAAGAAGGAACAAATAAACTCATTGTAGAAACGAATCCATCTGTAAAAAAAGCTTGGGAATATGCAGTGACTGCAAAAGAAATGGGGTATTCAAGAGGAATACCGCAATATTGGGATCCTGAATGGGGTGAAAGGTTAAGAGCAAATGAATTTGCAATTACTTTTGCAACTTCATGGATGCTGTCATCGATTGAAAAATCGTTTAATTCATCCTCTGTAATTAATGTTAGTAATATGGGGGAATGGGATGTAACTTATTTACCTGAAGGTGGAGGAAACTGGGGAGGATCATTTTTAACGATGCCAAAAGAAGGAAAGCATCCTAGAGAATCTTATAAATTAATAGAGCACTTGACCTCACCAGACAGCCAACTTAGAGTATTTACTAAGGACAAAAACTTTCCATCATCTCCATTGCTTTATGATCATCCCATCATTCTAGAGACAAAATTACATTATTTCAATAATGCTCCTGTAGGTGAGATTCTCGTTGATTCAGCTAAAAACCTAGTGCCTGTATATGAGGGTCCAAATCAACACATTGTAACTAGAATTATAGATAATGCTTTAATACAGGTTGATACAACAAATACTCCTCCGGAGGAAATATGGGATGAGGCAATGAGGTTAATCAAAAACCAGTTAAATAATGAGTGA
- a CDS encoding response regulator transcription factor translates to MNILMVDDEPIVRNAIANMIQSMADYYDVLTAEDGEDAITKLKKKKFDIVITDIRMPGVDGLKLAKYIYETHPKTYIVMLTGHADFEYARTALQYKVVEYLLKPTSMESVKDIINNIEMMIKSRRSKSEIDRLREKNLLEKRVQDLFYEMPVPYYDESLFPEFQSIYLFSITMKPEELRKKTIRFSIKNIISDVMNELGTSIVVVEESHLSTVLFSYEDQSKQVEEVLKNISSAIEQILKRSCEIGIGGVSDQLHEVSELYKKSLMELGLYKEEVSVENGKSNDSIHRLIRSVIEYVEKDYSKEITLTSLAEQLFVNPNYLSSLFKNEMGVTFSHFVTKTRINKSKELLRETNHKIYQVCKMVGYTDQAHFSKVFKAFEHTSPYEYRENNKPQQKHSQ, encoded by the coding sequence ATGAATATATTAATGGTAGATGATGAACCAATTGTGAGAAATGCAATAGCCAATATGATTCAATCTATGGCGGATTATTATGATGTGTTAACTGCTGAAGATGGTGAAGATGCTATAACTAAATTAAAGAAAAAAAAGTTTGACATCGTGATTACAGATATTAGGATGCCTGGAGTAGATGGATTAAAACTTGCAAAATATATTTACGAAACTCACCCTAAAACCTATATTGTGATGTTAACAGGGCACGCTGACTTCGAATATGCTCGCACTGCTCTTCAATATAAGGTGGTTGAATATTTATTAAAACCTACCTCAATGGAAAGTGTGAAAGATATTATTAATAATATAGAAATGATGATTAAAAGTAGGAGATCGAAATCTGAAATTGATCGTTTAAGAGAAAAAAATTTATTGGAAAAACGAGTCCAAGATCTATTTTATGAGATGCCAGTTCCGTATTACGACGAATCACTATTTCCTGAATTTCAATCTATTTATTTATTTTCCATTACGATGAAACCAGAGGAATTAAGAAAAAAAACGATACGATTTTCCATTAAAAATATTATATCTGATGTAATGAATGAGCTGGGAACTTCCATTGTAGTAGTGGAGGAAAGCCATCTATCCACCGTTTTATTCTCTTATGAGGATCAATCAAAACAAGTTGAAGAAGTATTGAAGAATATTTCTTCTGCTATTGAACAAATTTTAAAAAGAAGTTGTGAGATTGGAATAGGAGGTGTAAGTGACCAGCTGCATGAAGTCAGCGAATTGTATAAAAAAAGTTTAATGGAATTAGGCTTATATAAGGAAGAGGTTTCAGTTGAAAATGGAAAGTCAAATGATTCTATACATCGATTAATTCGTTCTGTTATAGAGTATGTGGAAAAAGATTATTCGAAAGAAATTACTTTGACTTCGTTGGCTGAGCAATTATTTGTAAATCCCAATTACTTGAGTAGTTTATTTAAAAATGAAATGGGGGTTACTTTTAGTCATTTTGTAACGAAAACTCGAATCAACAAATCCAAGGAGTTATTGCGTGAGACCAATCATAAAATATATCAAGTTTGTAAAATGGTTGGTTATACAGACCAAGCACATTTCAGTAAGGTATTTAAAGCTTTTGAACATACGAGCCCTTATGAGTATAGAGAAAATAATAAACCTCAACAAAAACATTCGCAATAA
- a CDS encoding cellobiose phosphorylase has protein sequence MKPYFFDDKKRFVIKDYNNQKPFSSFFPGIAGTMGIPLWAFYVNRGQGIASFGIQNKDSSIMEFFPANKSYQQVLTNGFRTFIKYNKNNDNGYYEPFSYQTGGLNLEENMYISANFLEIDSINKEVGLQVKVSYYTLPNESFASLVRTVTVKNISQESMKCEVLDGMPSILPYGITEEPYKRLGHTLKSWMDVYNLDQHVPYYKLRGDTADSATVGEIKGGYFYLSFEDEKLISPIVDANLVFGMNTSFNKPDAFLRNSLSELLKQQQVTTNKVPAGFSGVEKQLKPGQSVEINTFIGFAQDIEQINGRKDELCKKIFIDTKRNEAQQLVDELTNDINTKTSSSLFDAYCKQNYLDNLLRGGYPVTFEADEKPLVYHMYSRKHGDLERDYNFFSLEAGYYSQGNGNFRDANQNRRSDVLFHPEIHDFNVNMFFNLIQTDGYNPLVVKGCSFTVKQNQIDEILNFINKKDKNKLKTFFKNPYTPGELLTKLENENIKLTISSEQFLLEALQISEQHVEAEFGEGYWVDHWTYNMDLVDSYLAIYPDRIQQFLFEQKTYTYFDSPAVVLPREDKYVLVDGKVRQYDAIEEDTQKEALLHSRTELPNWVRTKYGKGDIYYTNLYSKAVSLALIKFATLDPLGLGIEMEANKPGWNDSMNGLPGLFASGFSEASELKRLLQFVIRSSEDINRTIKLPVEIAELLTYVDRLLDVYNQSQESDKDYQYWDQVSKAREQYREQTKFGLNGAETELSVSGIMNIFKKFVLKMNAGMKRALELNGGKYPTYFYFEAESFEELVDNDGKQKVNKNHLTNVKVTKFKLHNLPQFLEGPTRALKVLDSFEEKQMLYKQIKSSGVYDEKLKMYKVNASLEGQPFELGRVRAFTAGWLENESVFMHMEYKYILEVLKAGLYDEFFEDMKNVMVPFLDPEVYGRSIIENSSFIASSANPDVTLHGTGFVARLSGSTAEFLSMWHMMMANKQPFQMEEDKLCLKLEPILPGWLFDENGTVEFRFLSKCDVTYINKSGKNTYGPNGLKVKKLILTKHDGEQIIIKDGTVSDPFASMIREGLISKIDAFLD, from the coding sequence ATGAAACCATACTTTTTTGATGACAAAAAACGTTTTGTTATTAAAGATTATAATAATCAGAAGCCATTTTCTAGCTTTTTCCCAGGTATTGCAGGAACTATGGGTATTCCTCTTTGGGCTTTCTATGTGAACAGAGGTCAAGGGATCGCTAGTTTTGGAATACAAAATAAAGACAGTTCTATTATGGAGTTTTTTCCAGCGAATAAATCTTATCAGCAAGTTCTTACAAATGGATTTCGTACTTTTATAAAATATAATAAAAATAATGACAATGGCTATTATGAACCTTTTTCATATCAAACAGGTGGATTGAACTTAGAAGAAAATATGTATATTTCAGCAAACTTTCTTGAAATCGATTCCATAAATAAAGAGGTAGGTTTACAGGTTAAAGTTAGCTATTATACATTACCTAATGAATCATTTGCTTCTTTAGTTCGTACAGTAACCGTTAAAAATATTTCTCAAGAAAGTATGAAATGTGAAGTATTGGACGGAATGCCTTCTATCCTTCCATACGGTATTACAGAAGAACCATATAAAAGATTAGGTCATACTTTAAAAAGTTGGATGGATGTATATAATCTAGATCAACATGTACCTTATTATAAACTTAGAGGAGATACCGCTGATTCAGCTACTGTTGGTGAAATTAAAGGTGGCTATTTTTATTTAAGTTTCGAAGATGAAAAACTGATTTCACCGATTGTAGATGCAAATCTTGTATTTGGGATGAATACCTCCTTTAATAAACCTGATGCTTTTTTGAGAAATTCTTTAAGTGAGTTATTAAAACAGCAACAAGTGACTACAAATAAAGTACCTGCAGGTTTTTCAGGAGTTGAAAAACAATTAAAACCTGGACAATCTGTTGAAATTAATACATTTATTGGATTTGCTCAAGATATTGAACAAATCAATGGGCGTAAGGATGAATTATGTAAAAAAATTTTTATTGATACAAAAAGGAATGAAGCACAACAGCTAGTTGATGAATTGACAAACGACATTAATACAAAAACCTCCTCTAGTTTGTTTGATGCTTATTGTAAACAAAATTATTTAGACAATCTATTACGTGGTGGGTATCCTGTCACGTTTGAAGCCGATGAAAAGCCACTTGTTTATCATATGTACTCGAGAAAACATGGAGATTTAGAGAGGGATTATAACTTTTTTTCTTTAGAAGCAGGATATTATTCTCAAGGTAACGGAAATTTTAGAGATGCAAATCAGAATAGAAGAAGTGATGTGTTATTCCATCCTGAGATTCATGATTTTAATGTGAATATGTTTTTCAACTTAATTCAGACAGACGGATATAATCCTCTTGTAGTAAAGGGATGCAGTTTTACAGTTAAACAAAATCAAATAGATGAAATTTTGAATTTTATTAATAAAAAAGATAAAAATAAATTGAAAACATTCTTTAAAAATCCATATACTCCAGGTGAACTTCTTACCAAATTAGAGAATGAAAATATCAAGTTAACTATTTCTTCAGAACAATTCCTATTAGAAGCACTTCAAATTAGTGAACAACATGTAGAGGCAGAGTTTGGCGAAGGGTATTGGGTCGATCACTGGACATATAATATGGATCTAGTGGATAGTTATCTTGCAATTTATCCAGATCGTATACAACAATTTCTATTTGAACAAAAAACTTATACTTACTTTGATAGTCCGGCTGTTGTGTTACCAAGAGAAGACAAATATGTTTTGGTAGATGGAAAGGTACGTCAATATGATGCTATTGAAGAAGATACACAAAAGGAGGCTCTACTTCATTCAAGAACAGAATTGCCAAATTGGGTAAGAACAAAATACGGTAAAGGTGATATTTATTATACGAATCTTTACAGCAAAGCAGTTTCATTAGCTTTAATTAAATTTGCAACTTTAGATCCCCTCGGGTTAGGCATAGAGATGGAAGCTAACAAACCAGGTTGGAACGATTCTATGAACGGATTGCCAGGTTTATTTGCCTCTGGTTTTAGTGAAGCTAGCGAATTGAAAAGATTGCTTCAATTTGTCATTCGCTCTAGTGAAGATATCAACAGAACAATCAAACTCCCTGTGGAAATAGCGGAATTGTTAACCTATGTAGATCGTTTACTTGATGTTTATAATCAATCACAAGAATCAGATAAGGATTATCAATATTGGGACCAGGTTTCTAAAGCTAGAGAACAATATCGTGAGCAAACTAAATTTGGGTTAAACGGAGCGGAAACAGAGCTGAGTGTATCTGGTATTATGAATATTTTTAAGAAATTTGTGTTAAAAATGAATGCAGGAATGAAACGTGCTTTAGAGCTGAATGGTGGAAAGTATCCAACTTATTTCTATTTCGAAGCGGAAAGTTTTGAAGAACTTGTTGATAATGATGGAAAACAAAAAGTGAATAAGAATCATTTAACTAATGTTAAAGTGACAAAGTTTAAACTACATAATCTTCCACAATTTTTAGAGGGACCAACGAGAGCATTAAAGGTATTGGATTCATTTGAGGAAAAACAAATGTTATACAAGCAAATTAAAAGCAGTGGAGTATACGATGAAAAGTTGAAAATGTATAAAGTTAATGCATCCCTTGAAGGGCAGCCTTTTGAGCTAGGAAGGGTTAGAGCATTTACTGCAGGCTGGCTAGAAAATGAATCTGTCTTTATGCATATGGAATATAAGTATATTTTAGAAGTATTAAAAGCAGGTCTATATGATGAGTTTTTCGAAGATATGAAAAATGTTATGGTTCCATTTCTAGATCCAGAGGTTTATGGAAGAAGTATTATTGAGAACAGTTCATTTATCGCTAGCAGTGCAAACCCTGATGTTACACTACATGGTACAGGATTTGTGGCAAGGTTAAGTGGATCAACAGCAGAGTTTTTATCTATGTGGCATATGATGATGGCAAACAAACAACCTTTTCAAATGGAAGAGGATAAGCTTTGTCTGAAATTAGAGCCAATTTTACCAGGGTGGTTATTCGATGAGAATGGTACTGTGGAATTTAGATTTTTATCAAAATGTGATGTCACTTATATTAACAAATCAGGTAAAAATACGTATGGACCTAATGGATTAAAAGTTAAGAAATTGATACTTACAAAACACGATGGTGAACAAATCATTATCAAAGATGGTACTGTTTCTGATCCATTCGCTTCTATGATACGTGAAGGTCTAATTTCTAAGATCGATGCTTTTTTAGATTAA
- a CDS encoding carbohydrate binding domain-containing protein: MKKLLTLLLALMMVLSSFQIVFAEKKGNANDAPATNNFNPRASKGQLHGSTEVDVKINESVHHLAVQVASQPIEMPNVGDEVPTDFSIKNPYVALDDISGVDAEINKYLGVYLADDKNKVVDFKLLELTKGKIQKEKWNLVWEDNFDGQAIDETKWNFIQGGGGYGNNELQNYTNREENARVEDGSLILEAHEESFGGNDYTSAKLTTEGKGDWTYGKYEFRAKMPEGQGIWPAIWMMPTDYGVYDIWPSSGEIDIMEFLGHDPYTVYGTLHYGVPWTHTGQSFQLPGGESFVDDYHTFTLEWEPGEMRWYVDGILFSTQNDWFSRDPQGADNFTYPAPYDRDFYIQMNLAVGGNWPGYPDETTEFPQQFLIDYVRVYELDGEYRKAGERPGPSPHGNNDSEGREPLEDGNYIYNGGFDEDLAYWDFQPFEPDDLFGGEGEVSVVDGVLNTAITSAGDALWAIQFIQPNLPIENGERYKYSFDAWSTGDRSMMVNVSGPDHNFTRYLQDATIELTDTPQHFEFTFDMVQPTDFNARSEFNMGQASTLPVFIDNVRLEKVEKDPNASKEVLPDGNYIYNGTFDQGTNRLGFWELTTDDSADATTSVNSEIYYRELYVSIGEEGTSSDSIAVSQDHLNIEENQSYIVSFDARAVEERTIEIQLTDVDQNEIYMNESIDLSTTTKEYSKIFRMNNPTDEHALFQFLFGNDDAGVYVDNVTMKAISPPENVVGNTQIEAENYVSMYGVIAENDGQTIGFIDEGDWLQYAIDVQEAGDYVISYSVASNVDTGSLTLLTKAGSAYTGELEFNNEITEAEADGVYNMDIASTGGWNNWSIVSHAVHLEEGVQTLQIASPGVNLDWFTISTESQSQGEDLIINGTFDSVVEPTFVWWGDQWNGYAEGEASIEDGLLKVHLESLGAQSFIPQVVQEGLQFISGQTYTVSFDAKSTSPKKINVNVGRGLDTAPWFIPYVDTQQIQLNNELQSYQFTFTMNEASYDNGKIVFELGPIDGEAVVGDVYFDNVSIKRDIIQNGHFSSSIEPWQAWWGDQWAGYAVGEINATDGHLVIDIEQTGDQSYSPQVFQNGLYLENGNTYTVSFDASSSVDRQMNVNIGKELTEAPWFIPYVTTQVIDLSINQENYRFTFTMSEDTFNNGKIVFELGNIAGEAIPATINLDNVSIVVGE; this comes from the coding sequence TTGAAGAAATTATTAACCCTTTTACTAGCTTTAATGATGGTGCTAAGTAGTTTCCAAATTGTATTTGCTGAAAAGAAAGGGAATGCAAACGACGCACCTGCAACTAATAATTTTAATCCCAGAGCTTCTAAAGGTCAGTTACATGGTTCAACTGAAGTAGATGTAAAAATTAATGAAAGCGTACATCATTTGGCTGTACAAGTTGCAAGTCAACCCATCGAAATGCCTAATGTAGGAGATGAAGTACCAACAGATTTTTCTATCAAAAATCCATATGTTGCACTAGATGATATTTCAGGTGTAGATGCAGAAATCAATAAATACCTTGGTGTTTATCTAGCTGATGACAAGAACAAAGTCGTAGATTTCAAATTACTTGAACTCACAAAAGGTAAAATTCAAAAAGAAAAATGGAATCTAGTTTGGGAAGATAACTTTGATGGACAAGCAATAGACGAAACCAAATGGAACTTCATCCAAGGTGGTGGAGGTTATGGGAATAATGAGCTTCAGAACTATACAAACCGTGAAGAAAATGCACGTGTAGAAGATGGTTCATTAATTCTTGAAGCACATGAAGAAAGCTTTGGAGGAAATGATTATACTTCTGCTAAGTTAACTACAGAAGGTAAAGGTGATTGGACTTACGGTAAGTATGAATTTAGAGCGAAAATGCCAGAGGGACAAGGAATATGGCCAGCGATTTGGATGATGCCTACAGATTATGGAGTCTATGATATTTGGCCTTCCTCAGGTGAAATCGATATTATGGAATTTTTAGGACATGATCCTTATACGGTTTATGGAACACTTCATTACGGGGTGCCTTGGACTCATACGGGTCAGTCTTTCCAACTACCAGGTGGAGAAAGCTTTGTTGATGATTATCATACATTCACATTAGAATGGGAACCAGGTGAAATGAGATGGTACGTCGACGGGATTTTATTCTCTACTCAAAATGATTGGTTCTCTAGAGATCCACAAGGAGCAGATAATTTTACTTATCCAGCACCATATGACAGAGATTTTTATATTCAAATGAACTTAGCTGTTGGAGGAAATTGGCCAGGATATCCTGATGAAACAACTGAATTTCCGCAGCAATTTTTAATTGATTATGTTCGAGTATATGAGTTAGACGGGGAATATAGAAAAGCTGGTGAAAGACCAGGTCCATCTCCGCATGGCAACAATGATTCTGAAGGAAGAGAGCCACTAGAAGATGGCAATTATATTTATAACGGTGGATTTGATGAAGATTTAGCTTATTGGGATTTCCAACCTTTTGAACCAGATGATTTATTCGGTGGTGAGGGAGAGGTTTCAGTTGTTGATGGTGTATTAAATACTGCAATCACAAGTGCAGGCGATGCACTATGGGCTATACAATTTATTCAACCGAATCTACCAATTGAAAATGGTGAAAGATACAAGTATTCTTTTGATGCTTGGTCTACAGGGGATCGCTCTATGATGGTAAACGTATCTGGTCCAGATCATAACTTTACTCGTTATTTGCAAGATGCAACGATTGAATTAACGGATACACCGCAGCATTTTGAGTTTACTTTTGATATGGTTCAACCTACAGACTTCAATGCACGATCTGAGTTTAATATGGGGCAAGCTTCGACACTTCCAGTATTCATAGATAATGTGCGTTTAGAAAAAGTTGAAAAGGATCCAAATGCCTCTAAGGAAGTATTACCTGATGGAAACTATATATATAATGGAACATTTGATCAAGGAACGAATCGATTAGGCTTCTGGGAGTTAACTACAGATGATTCTGCGGATGCTACCACTTCGGTAAATAGTGAAATCTATTACCGTGAATTATATGTATCTATTGGTGAAGAGGGAACTTCATCAGATTCTATTGCTGTAAGCCAAGACCATTTAAACATTGAAGAGAACCAAAGTTATATTGTTTCTTTTGATGCTAGAGCAGTAGAAGAAAGGACAATTGAAATTCAATTAACAGATGTTGATCAAAATGAAATCTACATGAATGAATCTATTGATTTATCAACAACTACAAAAGAGTATTCAAAAATATTTAGAATGAACAATCCAACAGATGAACATGCATTATTCCAGTTTTTATTCGGAAATGATGATGCAGGTGTTTATGTAGATAATGTAACAATGAAAGCCATTTCTCCACCAGAAAATGTTGTTGGAAATACACAAATTGAAGCGGAAAACTATGTTAGTATGTATGGCGTGATCGCTGAAAATGATGGTCAAACCATTGGTTTTATTGATGAGGGAGATTGGTTGCAATACGCTATAGACGTGCAAGAAGCTGGGGATTATGTAATTTCATACTCTGTTGCGTCTAACGTAGATACAGGAAGTTTGACTTTATTAACAAAAGCGGGAAGTGCATATACGGGTGAATTAGAATTTAATAATGAAATAACAGAAGCTGAAGCTGATGGTGTATATAACATGGACATTGCTAGTACTGGTGGATGGAATAACTGGAGTATTGTAAGTCATGCTGTTCATTTAGAAGAAGGTGTACAGACGCTTCAAATTGCATCACCAGGAGTAAATTTAGATTGGTTTACAATATCAACTGAAAGCCAGAGCCAAGGTGAAGATCTTATAATAAATGGTACGTTTGATTCCGTTGTTGAACCAACTTTTGTTTGGTGGGGAGATCAATGGAATGGGTATGCAGAAGGTGAAGCCTCAATAGAAGATGGTTTACTTAAAGTTCATCTTGAAAGTTTAGGAGCACAGTCTTTCATTCCACAAGTTGTTCAAGAAGGATTGCAATTTATTAGTGGACAAACCTATACAGTTAGTTTTGATGCGAAATCTACTTCACCTAAAAAAATCAACGTAAATGTTGGTAGAGGTTTGGACACTGCACCCTGGTTTATTCCATATGTAGATACACAACAGATACAATTAAATAATGAATTACAATCTTATCAGTTTACATTTACAATGAACGAAGCATCTTACGACAATGGAAAGATCGTATTTGAATTAGGTCCAATAGATGGTGAAGCAGTTGTCGGTGACGTATATTTTGATAATGTAAGTATTAAAAGAGATATCATCCAAAATGGACACTTCAGTTCTTCGATTGAACCATGGCAAGCTTGGTGGGGAGATCAATGGGCTGGTTATGCAGTTGGGGAAATAAATGCGACAGATGGACATTTGGTGATTGATATTGAGCAGACGGGGGATCAATCGTATAGTCCACAAGTTTTTCAAAATGGTTTATATTTAGAAAATGGAAATACCTATACGGTTTCCTTTGATGCAAGCTCAAGTGTGGATAGGCAAATGAATGTAAATATTGGAAAAGAATTAACCGAAGCACCGTGGTTTATTCCATATGTAACAACACAGGTTATTGATTTGAGTATAAATCAAGAGAATTATCGTTTTACTTTTACTATGAGTGAGGACACTTTCAATAATGGGAAGATTGTTTTTGAATTAGGAAATATCGCAGGTGAAGCGATCCCTGCTACAATTAACTTAGATAATGTGAGCATTGTTGTAGGTGAATGA